The Pan troglodytes isolate AG18354 chromosome 7, NHGRI_mPanTro3-v2.0_pri, whole genome shotgun sequence genome has a window encoding:
- the ARC gene encoding activity-regulated cytoskeleton-associated protein, producing MELDHRTSGGLHAYPGPRGGQVAKPNVILQIGKCRAEMLEHVRRTHRHLLAEVSKQVERELKGLHRSVGKLESNLDGYVPTSDSQRWKKSIKACLCRCQETIANLERWVKREMHVWREVFYRLERWADRLESTGGKYPVGSESARHTVSVGVGGPESYCHEADGYDYTVSPYAITPPPAAGELPGQEPAEAQQYQPWVPGEDGQPSPGVDTQIFEDPREFLSHLEEYLRQVGGSEEYWLSQIQNHMNGPAKKWWEFKQGSVKNWVEFKKEFLQYSEGTLSREAIQRELDLPQKQGEPLDQFLWRKRDLYQTLYVDADEEEIIQYVVGTLQPKLKRFLRHPLPKTLEQLIQRGMEVQDDLEQAAEPAGPHLPAEDEAETLTPAPNSESVASDPTQPE from the coding sequence ATGGAGCTGGACCACCGGACCAGCGGCGGGCTCCACGCCTACCCCGGGCCGCGGGGCGGGCAGGTGGCCAAGCCCAACGTGATCCTGCAGATCGGGAAGTGCCGGGCCGAGATGCTGGAGCACGTGCGGCGGACGCACCGGCACCTGCTGGCCGAGGTGTCCAAGCAGGTGGAGCGCGAGCTGAAGGGGCTGCACCGGTCGGTCGGGAAGCTGGAGAGCAACCTGGACGGCTACGTGCCCACGAGCGACTCGCAGCGCTGGAAGAAGTCCATCAAGGCCTGCCTGTGCCGCTGCCAGGAGACCATCGCCAACCTGGAGCGCTGGGTCAAGCGCGAGATGCACGTGTGGCGCGAGGTGTTCTACCGCCTGGAGCGCTGGGCCGACCGCCTGGAGTCCACGGGCGGCAAGTACCCGGTGGGCAGCGAGTCAGCCCGCCACACCGTTTCCGTGGGCGTGGGGGGTCCCGAGAGCTACTGCCACGAGGCAGACGGCTACGACTACACCGTCAGCCCCTACGCCATCACCCCGCCCCCAGCCGCTGGCGAGCTGCCCGGGCAGGAGCCCGCCGAGGCCCAGCAGTACCAGCCGTGGGTCCCCGGCGAGGACGGGCAGCCCAGCCCCGGCGTGGACACGCAGATCTTCGAGGACCCTCGAGAGTTCCTGAGCCACCTAGAGGAGTACTTGCGGCAGGTGGGCGGCTCTGAGGAGTACTGGCTGTCCCAGATCCAGAATCACATGAACGGGCCGGCCAAGAAGTGGTGGGAGTTCAAGCAGGGCTCCGTGAAGAACTGGGTGGAGTTCAAGAAGGAGTTCCTGCAGTACAGCGAGGGCACGCTGTCCCGAGAGGCCATCCAGCGCGAGCTGGACCTGCCGCAGAAGCAGGGCGAGCCGCTGGACCAGTTCCTGTGGCGCAAGCGGGACCTGTACCAGACGCTCTACGTGGACGCGGACGAGGAGGAGATCATCCAGTACGTGGTGGGCACCCTGCAGCCCAAGCTCAAGCGTTTCCTGCGCCACCCCCTGCCCAAGACCCTGGAGCAGCTCATCCAGAGGGGCATGGAGGTGCAGGATGACCTGGAGCAGGCGGCCGAGCCGGCCGGCCCCCACCTCCCGGCGGAGGATGAGGCGGAGACCCTCACGCCCGCCCCCAACAGCGAGTCCGTGGCCAGTGACCCGACCCAGCCCGAGTAG